One window of Thermacetogenium phaeum DSM 12270 genomic DNA carries:
- the accD gene encoding acetyl-CoA carboxylase, carboxyltransferase subunit beta: MPTVKPCPGCGNRIQEEKLELNLKVCPECGYHHPLTAGERIWIITDENSFTELDSELTSCDPLNFPGYSERLQKAQEETGLKEAVITGTASINGEKIVIGVMDSHFLMGSMGSVVGEKIARAFETARRERLPVIIFTASGGARMQEGMYSLMQMAKTSAAAARFQEEGLLYVAVLTHPTTGGVTASFATLADIIIAEPGSLVCFTGPRVIEQTIRQKLPPGFQKAEFLLEHGMIDKIVHRKEMKDFLGRIIALHRWRE, encoded by the coding sequence GTGCCGACAGTAAAACCCTGCCCGGGTTGTGGCAATCGAATTCAAGAGGAGAAACTTGAACTCAACCTCAAGGTATGCCCCGAATGCGGTTACCATCATCCACTTACTGCCGGTGAGAGGATCTGGATCATCACGGACGAGAATAGTTTTACCGAGCTGGATTCCGAGCTCACATCCTGCGATCCGTTAAATTTTCCCGGCTACTCTGAAAGACTGCAAAAAGCTCAAGAGGAAACCGGCCTCAAAGAGGCCGTAATAACAGGCACGGCAAGCATCAACGGGGAAAAAATCGTCATCGGGGTGATGGACAGCCATTTTCTGATGGGAAGTATGGGTTCGGTGGTTGGAGAGAAGATCGCCAGGGCGTTTGAAACCGCCCGCCGGGAAAGGCTGCCGGTGATTATCTTCACTGCTTCTGGAGGGGCACGAATGCAGGAGGGAATGTACTCTTTAATGCAGATGGCAAAAACCAGTGCTGCTGCCGCTCGCTTTCAGGAGGAAGGACTCTTATATGTAGCAGTGCTGACGCACCCCACCACAGGAGGGGTGACCGCCAGCTTCGCCACACTTGCCGATATCATAATTGCCGAGCCAGGTTCCCTGGTTTGCTTTACCGGACCGCGGGTCATTGAACAAACCATCCGCCAGAAATTACCTCCAGGCTTTCAAAAGGCGGAGTTCCTGCTAGAGCATGGGATGATCGATAAAATTGTCCATCGCAAAGAAATGAAAGACTTTCTCGGCAGGATCATAGCCCTTCATAGATGGAGAGAATAA
- the fabZ gene encoding 3-hydroxyacyl-ACP dehydratase FabZ → MLHARDIMSTIPHRYPFLLVDRLLELEPGKRAVGIKNVSINEPFFQGHFPGIPIMPGVLVLEALAQVGACALLSQVEHRGKLVYFAGVDKFRFKKMVTPGDQLLLEVELIKIKGNIGKALGKASLNGELAAGGELIFALEEREGK, encoded by the coding sequence TTGTTACATGCCAGAGATATAATGAGCACCATCCCGCATCGCTATCCCTTCCTGCTGGTGGATCGCTTGCTGGAGTTAGAACCGGGGAAGAGAGCGGTCGGGATCAAAAACGTGAGCATCAATGAACCCTTCTTTCAGGGACACTTCCCCGGAATTCCGATCATGCCCGGTGTTTTAGTCCTGGAAGCACTGGCCCAGGTAGGAGCTTGTGCTCTGTTGAGCCAGGTAGAACACCGGGGAAAGCTGGTGTACTTCGCCGGTGTAGATAAATTCCGGTTTAAGAAAATGGTCACTCCTGGTGATCAGTTACTGCTCGAGGTTGAGCTGATTAAAATAAAAGGAAATATCGGCAAGGCCTTGGGGAAGGCAAGCCTTAACGGGGAATTGGCAGCAGGAGGAGAATTGATCTTCGCTTTAGAGGAAAGGGAAGGGAAATAA